The Desulfonauticus submarinus genome includes the window CCTGCTCCAGTCTATCCACACAAAAATCACATTTAACTACAGTATTAGTAGTTGGATCCCATTGAGGCGCTCCAAAAGGACATGCAACTATACAACTCTTACACCCAATACACAGAGACCTATCCAAAGAGACTATGCCGTCCTTTTCTCTTCTAGCTAAAGCACCTGTAGGACATGCCTTTACACACCAAGGATTATCGCATTGAAAACAAGAAAGAAAAATATTTGCTACTTTTACTTTTCCCTGAATTATTTTTGGTCCAAAAGTAAAAATCTGACAAGGCTTGGGAATAGGGCTAGTCAACTGTTTGTTTTGCTTACAATGAACCTGACAACTCAAACACCCTATACATTTAGAACGATCATGAAAAAGATAATACTTACTCATCTCCCCTCCACCTTTTTTTGATTTTGGGGTAATATTATTCCATATTTTTTTTTGCTGTCAATTAAAAGGAAAGATTTGTCAGGTTAACGTTATCTATTT containing:
- a CDS encoding 4Fe-4S dicluster domain-containing protein, encoding MSKYYLFHDRSKCIGCLSCQVHCKQNKQLTSPIPKPCQIFTFGPKIIQGKVKVANIFLSCFQCDNPWCVKACPTGALARREKDGIVSLDRSLCIGCKSCIVACPFGAPQWDPTTNTVVKCDFCVDRLEQGLQPVCVENCTTGCLHFGTLEEINTKLYDLQVVQEPLSMLERR